The sequence below is a genomic window from Capsicum annuum cultivar UCD-10X-F1 unplaced genomic scaffold, UCD10Xv1.1 ctg999, whole genome shotgun sequence.
ATTGATCACGTTGTCCTCACAATTCGCTTTTCCCGTATTTAATTATAGTCAAAACTATCCAGACATTCTATTAATAAAAAGACTATGTTGTCTTTAAAGCTTTCAAATAAGCCTTTTTGTATGTTTATTTAAATCACTTAGTTCATCTTGTTCAAAGTCTTATTTTtcccatcaaattcaagatccgTTAAATGATCAAAGTTCTAATCATTCGGATAGTTTCTCAAGTGTCATATTCTTCAAATTCTGAACTTAGTCTATTTCAAATCAACTATATGTCATTTGTTTCGTATATTACTTTGGTCAATCATCACTATCATGAACTaactttttagtttttgagtgtttttctttccttttagagAGAGACTGATTTGTGTTGATACTCAAAACTTGCTTGTTACACAAAGGCAAAGTAATTGCTGCCAGAATATCAGTATTTTACACGGTCTAAGGTTAGGAAAGCAACTATAGATTCATTAGCTCTTTCTTGGGATAATCGAAGGACTCATTCAACTATGGATCCTAGTCTGATTAACACAAATACTTCTTCTGAGTCAGTTACCACCTTTTCTGTGGCAATGGACATGAGTGTCTCGATAGGAAGGGAAATAACCCCAGAGCTCATTGCCGGTTTGGAGCAACAAACTGCCGAGCTAAGGCTCATGGTGATGCAAAGAAAAACACCTTATTAGACTCCTCCAAATATGACTCTGCCTCCTGATGCTCGACAAAAGGGATCTATGCTTCTAACGTCAGAAGAAGTTGATCAGAAAGGTCATTTTGCTTATGTTTCTCAGAATGCACTTTTGTGTACACATTTGATCGTCCAAAGGTTCAGAACACACCCTTGCCACACTGTGCTCCACCAGTGTACACCTATGCTACCACCCCACCGGTAACACAAACTCAAGGGTTATACCACATAGATGCTAATCATTATGTTAAAATGGAGAATGATCTAAGAATGTACACTGATGATACAGTGAATAGAAAGCTCAAGGACTTAGAAGATGCAATAAGGAGTCTTCGGGGGCTTGGGAATAACCAAAGTGTGAGGTATGAAGATTTGTGTGCATTTCCCGAGATTGAGTTGCCTCCTGGTTATAAGATcccaaagtttgaaaaatttgatGGGTTCGAAAATTCTTTCTTTCACTTGAAAACTTATTGTGAAAAGTTAATTGGTGTGGGCAAGAATGAAGGAATACGGGTCAAACTATTTAGTCAAAGTTTGAGTGGAAAGGCTCTAAAATGTTATGCCAAGTAAGATGTGACTAATTGGCGCACTTAGGATGACCTGGCAAATGCTTTTGTGGATCACTACAAGTTTCATGTCGACATTATTCCTGATAGAATCTCTATCACAAAGCTAAGACAGAGGTCAAATGAGAATTTTTATGAATATTCCATACACTGGAGAGAAAAAGCGACTAGGGTACATCCCCCAATGGAAGAAACTGAGATGATCAGTTACTTCATCCATGCACTAAATCTCGAATATTTTGACCGCATGATAACAATGGCTGGAAAAACATTTATTGAAATTGTCAAGACTTGAGAAATGATTGAAGATGGCCTCAAGAGAGGAAGGATAATAAATTTGATAGAGCTGCAGTCCACTCACAAAGGCTTCCAGACTGTCTCTTTcgaaaatggaaaggaaaaagagaaggaagTAATGGGAGTAATGACTCAAGAAAATTCTTCCAATTACAAGAAGCCTCCTCGATATCAACCAAATACTTGACATGCTCACTATCGGTCTTCAATGCACAAGAGACATATCATGCTCAAGCTCCACcacaaaactattaaaataatgcTCCTCGTGCCAATCCTAAAAGAAAACCTCCCAGAATGTTCACGCCGCTAGCAGAATCTCTTACTCAGCTTTTTGAAAGGTTGAAAGACGCAAAACTACTTCATCTGGTGAAAGCAAAGCCTGTGAACACCTCTGCTAATTGGTATGGTCCAAACAAACGATGTTCTTACCACTCTGGAGCTGTTAGAAATGATACAGAAAAATTTATCACTCTTAAGcacaaaattcaagatttcattGACAACAAGGTGATAACTCTTAAAGAAGCTCCAGCTATTGTTAACAACAATCCATTGCCCAATCACAAGAAGTAGTCGTTGACACCATCAAGCAAAAGGCGTACTTTTGGCGTCCTTCTATCCTGCATTTGGAAgttattgttttcttttcttgtaatcgTACTTACTCATTTCATTTCCTTGTAATTGTATCCAGTTTCTTTATTTCCTTGTAATCACACTTTATGATTTGATTTCCTTGTAATTGCACCCTTTTAGCTGTAAtgaaatatgtttgattaaatttctCTTGTGGAATATGTGGGCGGCCTATATTGGCTTCGGTCACATTATCAAAAGTATCAAATATCCCTTTTATttgtatgaactatgtttgaccagaattcctaagaaagggatacgtaggcggcctatgtcggcttcggtcaaccccttgaAAGATTTATCTTTCTGTTTTATATTGAAACTAAATTTCCTACCTAAATGAAAAACGTAGGCGCCACACTGGAtcgatcatattttttaaaatttttttagagaaattatggcaaattttttagaaagatatcaaaaattcatcaaaggGTCTTTTCCCAAGTTAAATGAAGATGACATTGAAGTATGTAACTGGGGCAGGAATTTTTTAGAAGGTCTCAAAAGATGTCACAAAACTTGACACCTTCTACAAAGTTAAAAATCAGATGTTGCTGAAGCTGAAATTGGAGCATAACTTTTGAAGTTCTCTATACTTAAAGTACTCTATATCAGAAACAATTCAAGTGTTTTGCATTTTGTACTAGGGTAGAATtttgagaagatctcaaaaattccatactACATAAGTTATAAGAAAGTTTGGGAGTCATGTTATAGACCATGACAGAATTTTTAAGGAGGAACCTCACAAATTTTACAGAAGTGGTATTGCAAGATCAGAAAAGTTTGCAAATCTATGATCAACAAAGTGCATTAGGAGAGCAAGACAATACCAACACAGTCAGTCTCTCAAAAACTAGGAATTTTTCTTTGGATGAAGAAATAGTGCAGTCACAAAGTTGACAACATTAAGCATGGCACAGGGCATTATCAGACCCACTGTGACCTTGCCATAATAATTCAGACAacttttttccctcatttttctcttgatttatgtttctattactttGTTATGATCGATAAcactttctttgattttatagGAAAATGATCAGACATAACAACGAAGATGTGGAGATATTATTCGAACTACTATCTATAAATCATCATGAGTCAAAcaacttcttctttatctttaaaCTTTACCCATTTGCTACACTCATAACAAATTATTGTATTACTAATGAGTGTTGTTCAAGTTGTACAGGTGACGTTATGCAGAATCACCTCTCAAAAAAATGCAAAGTATCCTCTCAAAGTTTAAGGATCTAAACTAGAAGCTCAGGACATGCACAAACCCTTCAAAGGACTCTTGATTCAAAGGATGCAGTTTAACGAATCATATCTTATTTGGTCCATCCACCCTTTCAAAAGAACACATCTTATATTTAGGTTTTCACCCTTTAAGAAGAAATATTTGGATCGTCACCCTATTCAAAGTGACAAGTTATATTCAATATTGGTCGTCcttctttcaatgagacacattgggtcATCACCCCCATTCAAGTGGCACATTACATTAAAGATAGGTCGttcgcctttcaatgagacacgttgggcCGTCACCCCATTCAAAGTGTTAAGTTATATTCAGAATGGGTCATCCGtccttcaatgagacatgttggaccgTCAATCCATTCCAAGTGGGATGTTACATTTTAAATGGGTCGTCTGTCCTTCAATGAGACACaatggaccgtcactccattcaaagtggcatattatattttgaatggGTCGTttgcccttcaatgagacatgttggaaTGTCACTCCATTTGAAGTGGCATATTACATTTTAAATGGGTCGTCCGcgcttcaatgagacacgttagatcgtcactctgttcaaagtggcatattataTTCAAAATGGGTCGTCTGTCCTTCAATAAGACATGTTGGATcatcactccgttcaaagtggaATGTTACATTTTAAATGGGTCGTCcgtccttcaatgagacacgttggaccgtcactccgttcaaagtggcatgttatattcaaAATGGGTCGTctgcccttcaatgagacatattGGACCATCACTTCGTTTAAAAGTGGCATGTTTTGTTTTAAATAGGCCGTCCATCCTTCAACGAGACAC
It includes:
- the LOC124895858 gene encoding uncharacterized protein LOC124895858, with protein sequence MDPSLINTNTSSESVTTFSVAMDMSVSIGREITPELIAGLEQQTAELRLMVQNTPLPHCAPPVYTYATTPPVTQTQGLYHIDANHYVKMENDLRMYTDDTVNRKLKDLEDAIRSLRGLGNNQSVRYEDLCAFPEIELPPGYKIPKFEKFDGFENSFFHLKTYCEKLIGVGKNEGIRDDLANAFVDHYKFHVDIIPDRISITKLRQRSNENFYEYSIHWREKATRVHPPMEETEMISYFIHALNLEYFDRMITMAGKTFIEIVKT